In one Lycium barbarum isolate Lr01 chromosome 7, ASM1917538v2, whole genome shotgun sequence genomic region, the following are encoded:
- the LOC132602866 gene encoding defensin-like protein, which produces MARSVCFMAFLVLAMMLFVAYEVQAQNICKAKSKTFEGLCITDSPCRKACIKEKFTDGHCSKLQRRCLCTMPCVFDNISNEAEMTMPEEAKTLTEALLEEDIMME; this is translated from the exons ATGGCTCGCTCCGTTTGCTTCATGGCATTTCTGGTCTTGGCAATGATGCTCTTTGTTGCCTATG AGGTGCAAGCTCAGAACATTTGCAAAGCAAAAAGCAAGACTTTCGAAGGATTATGCATTACCGACTCGCCATGCAGAAAAGCTTGCATCAAGGAGAAGTTTACGGATGGACATTGTAGCAAACTCCAAAGAAGGTGCCTATGCACTATGCCATGTGTATTTGATAATATTTCAAATGAAGCTGAGATGACTATGCCTGAGGAAGcaaaaactttgactgaagctttGCTTGAAGAAGACATCATGATGGAGTAA